The stretch of DNA ATAAGTTTTTTCATAGTGTAGTGGGGGACGGAACACGGATTTTACGGATGGGACACATAAACACGGATTTCTTTCTTTGCCATTACAGAGTAAATAAAAATCTGTGTAAATCCGTAACATCCGTTAAATCCGTGTTCCTCTTTCATTTACGTCTCTGCCGGGAAATAGCGTTTCTGTAACCAGGTTGTTCCGAAAATAATCATCGCCAGAATAATGGCCGCTGCCGCGCCAAACCCGAACCGGAAATATTTGAACGAGTTCTTGTAGGCGTAATACGACATCGTGGTGGAGGCATTATCCGGCCCGCCACTGCTCATCACAAACACCTGATCGAAGACCTGAAAACAACCAATCAGGCTCATCACAACAACGAAGTAGGTTACAGGCCGCACCATAGGCACCGTAATTTTCCAGAATTGCTGCCAGGTTGTGGCTCCATCGATGCGGGCGGCCTCGTAAAGTGAAATTGGAATGTTTTGTAGCCCGGCCAGAAATGAAATCATAAAATAGCCCGACGTAGTCCAGATGTTGAGCATCATAATCGATACCAGCACCGTGTTGGGGTTGGTTAACCAATCGATGTTCGAGGTGATGCCGATTTGGCTGAGCAGATAATTGAGCAGCCCGGGCTTCGAGTATATCCAGACGAAAATGATAGACGTAACAACCGACGACGTGATGGCGGGGAGGTAAAACGCCGTTCGGAACAGCACCCGCCCCGGAAATTTCTGGTTCATCAGAAACGCCAGGATCAACGCCAGCAACGTCTGCGTCGGCACTACGCCGAGCGTATAAATTACGGTGTTGCGGAACGCCTTCCGAAACACGGGGTCCTGAAACACGTCGATGTAGTTTGCCAGCCCTACAAACGGCTTGTCGGGCAGCAGCAGGTTCCAGTCAAAGAAGCTGACGAAGAAAGCGAACAGAATCGGGAAGAACACAAACACCGTCAGCAGCAGCATCGGCGCGGCCAGAAACACCCAGGCCCAGAAGGTTTGTTCGCGGTTAGAGCTTTTAAATTGCATATCTTTTGAAGGGGAACACGGATTTAACGGATAAGACGGATTGACACGGATTTATTTTCTGTCGTTACGGAGTAAATGAAAATCCGTGTTTATCCGCAGAATCCGTAAAATCCGCGTTCCATCAATCTTTTAGTTTCAGTTTTTCCAGTTTCGGAGCCAGTTTCTGCATGGCTTCGTGGGGGTCGGCACCACTGTAGAAAATAGATTGGAGCGATGCACTCGCTTCATCGAACCACCGCTCGGAGTAGTTGACAAACAGCGGCTTGGCAAACGGAATGCTTTCCATGAACACCCGATACGTAGGATGCTGGTAAAAGCCGTTGGCGTTGGCTACACTCTGCCGCGTCGGAAAGGCCAGCCCGGTTTTGGTCCACTCGGTCATACCCTCTTTTCCAGCGAAGTACGACAGCATCTTCCAGGCTTCGGCGGGCCGTTTGGCTTCTTTCGGAATTACATAAGCAGTAGAAAACGCCAGCGTGGCTTTCACTTTGCCCTGTGGCAGCGGAGCCACGCCGTATTGCACGGTTGGGTAGCCATCTTTCAAATAGGGAATCAGCCAGCCGCCCGAAATGACCATTGCGGCATTTTGTCGGCCAAACACGTCGCCGTTCCAGCCCGCGCCTACGTCGGTTGGCATGGTCGCAATTTTTTTGCGGTATAAGCCTACGTAATAGTCCAGCGCACCCAGAAAAGCGGGTTCGGTCACTTTGGGGTTTCCGGCTTCATCGTGCAGGTTGCCACCGTTCTGATGAACAAACGGCATGAGCATTTCCGGCACCGGCTCTACCACCATACCGAACTGGTCAATTTTACCATCACCGTTGGTGTCTTTTGTAAGCTTGCGGGCCGTTTGTTCGAGTTCCTGCCAGTTGGTGGGTGGTCGGCTGATACCCGCTTTGGCAAACATCGCCTTGTTGTAAAACAGCACGTAGACGTTGAAATCTTTGGCAAAACCGTAATACTTCCCCTTGTATTTATAGGCATCCCGGAAAAGCGGGAAGTAGTCGTTCAGATTAAACGACGTATCGTTCGCCACGTAGGCATCGAGTGGAGCCAGGGTATTGAAGCGCAGATAAGCGGGTGAGGTGTAGTCTTTTAGCCAGAACAGGTCGGGCGGCTGATGCGTACCGAGCATCAATTGTATTTTCTCGGAATAATTACCCGGAATGGGTTCATACTTAAACGGCACGTCGGGGTGAGCCTGCTGGAAGCTCCTCATCATACCGCGCATCAGTTTTTCTTCGGTCGGGCTTGATTGCCAGCTCGAAAATCGCGTTGCGGGCGCATCCTGCGAACAACTGCCGCAAATCAAAATCAGCAACGAACACAGGCCCACCATCTTCATAGAACTATACGGATTAGAATTTGTACAAAACTAATGTACTAAAAAGTAGGGGATATGTTCTGGTTTTGCCAAAAACTTTATTTTTTTTGCATGAAATAGATGTTATTTGATTTGTATAAGCTAATTGATGGAACACGGCTTGTACGGATGCCGTACAAGCCGTGTTCCATTTTCCCTTCGTATATGAAGCCCAGCCTGCAATCGCTCCGCCCCGACACTACCGATTCGTCGTTTGCCAGCTACTGGATAAAGGTATCGCACTTTGGTTTCCACTGGCACTACCATCCTGAAGTTGAACTTTGCTACATTCATCGGGGCAGCGGTACGCGTATGGTAGGCGACAGCGTACACGAGTTTTCGGACGGCGACCTGGTGCTGTTGGGTGCTAATCTACCACACACCTGGATCAGTCAGCAGTACGCCAACGAAGCCACCGACAACATGCAGGTGTATGTGATTCAGTTTCTGCCCGAACTACTCACCAAAACGCTGCTGGGCCTGCCCGAATTTGCGGCTGTCGATACGTTGCTCAGGCGGGCGTCGCGGGGGCTTGCGTTTTCGGATGGAGGTCGGTATTACACGCGTTTCGAGCAGTTGACCGGGCAGCAGGGTCTTGCCAGATTTCTGACCTTGCTGTCAATTCTGGATGAATTAGCCACTACATCAGAAGCCGAGACGTTAGCCAGTCCGAAGCATTCGCCCCTGCTGAGTCGGCAGAATGAGAAGCGGATGCAGGACGTTTTCGGCTATATTCACAATCATTTCGCGAACGAGCTGAGTCTGGGGCAAATCGCTGACATTGCGTGTATGAATGAGGCTTCTTTTTGCCGATACTTCAGGAAAGCTACCGGCCAAACCCTCACCAGCTATATCAATGACCTGCGCATCGGGCAGGCTTGTCAGTTGCTGATAGAAACGCAACAGCCCATCACAGCCATTGCCCAACAGGTAGGCTTTAACAGCTTCGCGAATTTCAACAAGAGCTTCACGCAACGTAAAGGTCTGCTACCCAGAGCGTTCCGACGGAAGATGAGCCGGTAAGTAAACCAACCTACCGTTGTCTCTTTTATTGAGCCAGTTCTTTCAGAATTGATCTATTTTTGCCGAATTACTTACTTATCCGTATGTAAAACCACACCTGAAATTATGCACATGTTTATTCGCTACACCTGCTCATGGCTGATGAGCGTTGCCATGCTCATCGCCAGCCTGTCTGCCACTGAGGCCCAGACCCTTACCCAATCTAACCTACCTATCGTTGTCATTAATACAACTGGTGGGCAAACCATTCCGAACGAGCCGGGCATTCTGGCCGACATCTTTATTTACGACAAGCCGGGAGCATCGGTCATTAACGACATTACCATCGACACGCCCACCTACACCGGCAAAATTGACATTGAGACACGCGGTAATTCGTCGCAGTTCTTCCCTAAAAAATCATTCGGTTTTGAAACCAAAGATGCTTCTGGAACTACCGATATTAATGTGTCGCTATTTGGTATGCCCGCCGAAGAAGACTGGATTCTGAATGCGTCTTATGCCGACAAAACCTTTATGCGCGACATGCTTACCCACCACATGGCCCGGCGCATGGGTTCGTATTCGCCACGAACGAAACACGTTGAGGTTATTGTAAATGGTCAGTATCAGGGCATTTACATTGCGATGGAAAAAATAAAGCGCAACGCCGAGCGCGTTAATATCAGCCGTTTGCGAACCACCGACATTAGCGGAGATGATCTCACGGGAGGATATATCCTCAAAATCGACGCAGCCGTGGGCGGCAGTAGCCCCAGTTGGACGTCGCCTTACCCGGCTCTGGGCCAGACCAGCAACAATCCAACGATTCTGATCGAGTACCCCAATGCTGAAGATATTCAACCACAACAGCAAACCTACATTCAGAATCATGTGACCGCTTTTGAAAACGCACTGAACGGCACGTCGTTTAAAGACCCCGCAACTGGCTACCGAAAGTATTTAGACGTTGACCGCGCCGTTGATTACTTTCTGATTCAGGAAATTAGCAAGAACGTAGATGCGTGGCGGCTTAGTTTTTTCTTTTACAAAGAGAAAATTACGCGGGGTGGTTTACTGAAATTCGGCCCACCCTGGGATTTCGACCGTAGCTATGGAAATATGCAATGGTGTTACCTTAATTCGGTCTTACCTACCGGTAGCTGGGCCTGGGAGTATAATTTAAACTGCCCCTCCCGGCCTCCCCTGGCACCCTTCTGGCCCAAACGTTTGCTGGAAGATTGCTACTTCGTAGAGAAACTTCGCACCCGGTATCAAACGTTGCGGCAGTCGTTTCTTCGCACCGATTCGCTCCATGCCTTTGTCGACAGCAACGTGGCCCGGCTTACAGTGGGGAGCCCCAGCCCGCAGTCGCGTAATTTTCAGAAGTGGCCTATTCTAACCGAAGAAATTTTCTACAACGAAGTGTATGGCAACGTGTCGTTCGCGGGCGAAGTGGCCGACCTTAAAAACTGGCTATCCGACCACTTGACGTGGATGGACGCCAACATCGGCCTGATTGGGCTGTCTCCGCGCCCAACGGCTACGCTGGCCGGTAACGCAACGGTTGTTTCGGGGCAAACAACTCCCCTGTCGCTGTCGTTTACGGGCGAGTCTCCGTGGCAATACACGCTGTCGGGCGGCATTAGCGGCACAGCTACCAGCAGCCCAACGGTAGTGTCGGTCAGCCCGGCGCAAACGCAGAGTTATACGCTAACATCGGTGCAGAATGCCTGCGGCAGCGGCACGGCCACCGGAACAGCGTTGGTGACCGTGCAGTCCAGCCAGGCCGATCTGTCAGTAAATATGGTGTTCGCCAATCGTAGTCCCGCCGTTAACGCCCCGGTCGATGTATCGCTGGTGGTGAGCAATGCGGGGCCGCAAAACAGCGAAGGCGTTATACTCCGCAATCGACTACCCGATAACCTGAATTTTGTAAACACTTCAAGTCCGGCCATCAGCCACACAGCCGGGGTCATTTCCGTACAGGTGCGCGACCTGGCTCCCGGTGAACAGGAGGTCTACACCTTTACGGCCCAACCCACACAGCCCGGTTATTATCAAAACGCCGTTGAGGTCTCTGCCGCCACCACTACCGACCCCGACAGCCAGCCTAACTCCGGCACGGGCGACGGACAGGACGACGCGGCCCTGGCCGACCTTCGCACGCAGACCAGCGGCATCGGCACGTTTGCTTCGCCCAATCCTAACCAAACGCCGTTGCCAGCCGTACAAGCAAACCAGCCCGCTCCCAATCCTGCCCGCGTTGATTTACAACTGAATATGGCACTTGCCAGTCGTACACTAACCGATAACCCGGTTAACCTGAGCGTTGTGGTACTGAATCGGGGAGGGCTGACCGCAACGGGCGTTACGGTTGAACTACAACTACCTGCCGGGGCTGTGGCCGAAC from Spirosoma montaniterrae encodes:
- a CDS encoding carbohydrate ABC transporter permease is translated as MQFKSSNREQTFWAWVFLAAPMLLLTVFVFFPILFAFFVSFFDWNLLLPDKPFVGLANYIDVFQDPVFRKAFRNTVIYTLGVVPTQTLLALILAFLMNQKFPGRVLFRTAFYLPAITSSVVTSIIFVWIYSKPGLLNYLLSQIGITSNIDWLTNPNTVLVSIMMLNIWTTSGYFMISFLAGLQNIPISLYEAARIDGATTWQQFWKITVPMVRPVTYFVVVMSLIGCFQVFDQVFVMSSGGPDNASTTMSYYAYKNSFKYFRFGFGAAAAIILAMIIFGTTWLQKRYFPAET
- a CDS encoding ABC transporter substrate-binding protein, producing the protein MKMVGLCSLLILICGSCSQDAPATRFSSWQSSPTEEKLMRGMMRSFQQAHPDVPFKYEPIPGNYSEKIQLMLGTHQPPDLFWLKDYTSPAYLRFNTLAPLDAYVANDTSFNLNDYFPLFRDAYKYKGKYYGFAKDFNVYVLFYNKAMFAKAGISRPPTNWQELEQTARKLTKDTNGDGKIDQFGMVVEPVPEMLMPFVHQNGGNLHDEAGNPKVTEPAFLGALDYYVGLYRKKIATMPTDVGAGWNGDVFGRQNAAMVISGGWLIPYLKDGYPTVQYGVAPLPQGKVKATLAFSTAYVIPKEAKRPAEAWKMLSYFAGKEGMTEWTKTGLAFPTRQSVANANGFYQHPTYRVFMESIPFAKPLFVNYSERWFDEASASLQSIFYSGADPHEAMQKLAPKLEKLKLKD
- a CDS encoding helix-turn-helix domain-containing protein codes for the protein MKPSLQSLRPDTTDSSFASYWIKVSHFGFHWHYHPEVELCYIHRGSGTRMVGDSVHEFSDGDLVLLGANLPHTWISQQYANEATDNMQVYVIQFLPELLTKTLLGLPEFAAVDTLLRRASRGLAFSDGGRYYTRFEQLTGQQGLARFLTLLSILDELATTSEAETLASPKHSPLLSRQNEKRMQDVFGYIHNHFANELSLGQIADIACMNEASFCRYFRKATGQTLTSYINDLRIGQACQLLIETQQPITAIAQQVGFNSFANFNKSFTQRKGLLPRAFRRKMSR
- a CDS encoding CotH kinase family protein, which produces MHMFIRYTCSWLMSVAMLIASLSATEAQTLTQSNLPIVVINTTGGQTIPNEPGILADIFIYDKPGASVINDITIDTPTYTGKIDIETRGNSSQFFPKKSFGFETKDASGTTDINVSLFGMPAEEDWILNASYADKTFMRDMLTHHMARRMGSYSPRTKHVEVIVNGQYQGIYIAMEKIKRNAERVNISRLRTTDISGDDLTGGYILKIDAAVGGSSPSWTSPYPALGQTSNNPTILIEYPNAEDIQPQQQTYIQNHVTAFENALNGTSFKDPATGYRKYLDVDRAVDYFLIQEISKNVDAWRLSFFFYKEKITRGGLLKFGPPWDFDRSYGNMQWCYLNSVLPTGSWAWEYNLNCPSRPPLAPFWPKRLLEDCYFVEKLRTRYQTLRQSFLRTDSLHAFVDSNVARLTVGSPSPQSRNFQKWPILTEEIFYNEVYGNVSFAGEVADLKNWLSDHLTWMDANIGLIGLSPRPTATLAGNATVVSGQTTPLSLSFTGESPWQYTLSGGISGTATSSPTVVSVSPAQTQSYTLTSVQNACGSGTATGTALVTVQSSQADLSVNMVFANRSPAVNAPVDVSLVVSNAGPQNSEGVILRNRLPDNLNFVNTSSPAISHTAGVISVQVRDLAPGEQEVYTFTAQPTQPGYYQNAVEVSAATTTDPDSQPNSGTGDGQDDAALADLRTQTSGIGTFASPNPNQTPLPAVQANQPAPNPARVDLQLNMALASRTLTDNPVNLSVVVLNRGGLTATGVTVELQLPAGAVAEPMSGLAQAGSLLTLTFPSIAADIQHTQTVRFQFTASPPNEGVILAQVKQCNQADSDSTAGNGFENGEDDTAQTDWRRP